In the bacterium genome, one interval contains:
- a CDS encoding histidine kinase, producing the protein MFILAVPLAAFLLLPLLDSVLIRQTERRLIGEAVVIGEAYRESWLKLGEDERLDPPGFRPPGRETEHFIAIEPILDMSYEALPPAPPPTRFNQPGERRAFLAGRTLIPLLERVQVFNLSGIRVTNADGCVVASTSEELGWCLEQLAEVEAALAGRYAALVRQRVSDEPAPPLTSIRRRGTFRVFIALPIFSAGDVIGVVRLSRTAVSPLEALYAHRGKVALLGLLSLVLTPAVTYFLSHQISKPVRALTANANTLARDEPAPEFSPSAFAPREVVTLADALERMTRQLGERTSYIQEFASNVSHELKTPLTGITGAVELLQDQFETMTSQQRERFLDNIAGDAERMERLVTGLLQLARIQPAEEDAIDIDLETFLAGLCERYGESIRTRLDADVPPLTMNPEHLQMAVANLIDNAIRHGGGAPVEVSVGAVGSRVAIRVRDHGPGISEGNLPHIFDRFFTTERERTGTGLGLPIVKAVADTRGGSVRVDSSSDGSTFLLIV; encoded by the coding sequence GTGTTCATCCTGGCGGTCCCGCTGGCGGCCTTCTTGCTGCTGCCGCTGCTCGACTCTGTGCTGATCCGCCAGACCGAGCGACGCCTGATCGGCGAGGCGGTCGTGATCGGCGAGGCCTACCGGGAGAGCTGGCTGAAGCTGGGGGAGGACGAACGACTCGATCCTCCCGGCTTCCGGCCACCCGGCCGCGAAACAGAGCACTTCATCGCGATCGAGCCGATCCTCGACATGAGCTACGAGGCCCTTCCACCCGCACCGCCGCCGACCCGCTTCAATCAGCCGGGTGAACGCCGCGCCTTCCTGGCAGGACGCACACTCATTCCATTGCTCGAACGGGTACAGGTGTTCAACCTGTCAGGCATCCGCGTGACGAATGCCGATGGCTGTGTCGTCGCGAGCACGAGCGAGGAACTCGGCTGGTGCCTCGAGCAACTGGCCGAGGTCGAGGCCGCGCTCGCGGGTCGTTATGCGGCCCTGGTTCGCCAGCGCGTCAGCGACGAGCCCGCGCCGCCGCTCACCAGCATCCGGCGACGGGGCACGTTCCGCGTGTTCATAGCCTTGCCGATCTTCTCGGCAGGAGACGTGATCGGCGTGGTGCGGCTCTCGCGTACGGCGGTCTCGCCGCTCGAAGCACTGTATGCGCATCGCGGCAAGGTCGCCCTGCTCGGCCTCCTATCCCTGGTGCTCACACCGGCCGTCACGTATTTCCTATCACACCAGATCTCCAAGCCGGTACGGGCACTCACCGCCAACGCCAACACGCTTGCGCGGGACGAGCCGGCGCCGGAGTTCTCACCCAGCGCGTTCGCGCCTCGCGAGGTGGTCACGCTCGCGGACGCTCTGGAGCGCATGACGCGACAGCTCGGTGAACGCACCAGCTACATCCAGGAGTTCGCCAGCAACGTCAGCCATGAGCTCAAGACCCCGCTCACCGGTATCACTGGCGCGGTCGAGCTGCTGCAGGACCAGTTCGAGACGATGACGAGCCAGCAGCGCGAGCGCTTTCTCGACAACATCGCGGGTGACGCGGAGCGCATGGAGCGGCTCGTCACGGGGCTGCTGCAACTCGCGCGCATCCAGCCCGCCGAGGAGGACGCGATCGACATCGACCTCGAGACTTTTCTCGCCGGTCTGTGCGAGCGCTACGGGGAATCGATCCGGACACGGCTCGACGCCGACGTGCCGCCTCTGACAATGAACCCGGAACACCTGCAGATGGCTGTTGCAAACCTGATAGACAATGCGATCCGGCACGGGGGTGGTGCGCCCGTCGAGGTCAGCGTCGGCGCCGTCGGGTCGCGCGTCGCCATCCGCGTGCGCGACCACGGCCCCGGCATCAGCGAGGGCAACCTGCCGCACATCTTCGACCGCTTCTTCACGACCGAGCGCGAACGCACAGGGACGGGCCTGGGATTGCCCATCGTCAAGGCGGTCGCCGACACGCGCGGCGGCTCGGTCCGGGTCGACAGCAGCAGCGACGGGAGCACCTTCTTGCTGATCGTTTGA
- a CDS encoding response regulator transcription factor, translated as MLESRREARIAHRPRSTCSASPLAPSTPTRADHETRPKHPVGRHKRRLIASARSRRSAVGDASLPSGRRWGLATVLVADDDAHIREVVRFALERAGHEVREAADGAAALVAFERAEPDLIVLDIVMPEQDGLEVCRRVRERSTVPILFLSSRDEELDRVLGLEMGGDDYVTKPFSPRELVARVKAMLRRASGERVLSASDPTSARTESGTLARIERGPLCLDVERHLCSWNDEEILLTATEFMLLRCLLAVPQRVYGRDELVERAYGHGHHITDRTVDSHVRRIRRKFAALGVDPIETVYGVGYRVKVEPV; from the coding sequence ATGCTTGAATCCAGGCGCGAGGCTCGTATCGCGCATCGTCCGCGATCGACCTGCTCAGCTTCTCCCCTCGCGCCCTCAACTCCGACTCGGGCAGACCACGAAACTCGGCCGAAACACCCTGTTGGCCGTCATAAACGCCGGCTCATCGCGTCAGCCCGGTCTCGCCGGAGCGCGGTCGGAGACGCCTCGCTACCCTCCGGCAGGAGGTGGGGCTTGGCGACAGTTCTAGTTGCGGACGATGACGCGCACATCCGGGAGGTCGTGCGCTTTGCGCTCGAGCGCGCGGGGCACGAGGTCCGCGAAGCGGCCGACGGGGCGGCGGCGCTGGTCGCCTTCGAGCGGGCGGAGCCCGATCTGATCGTGCTCGACATCGTCATGCCCGAGCAGGACGGACTCGAGGTCTGCCGCCGCGTCCGCGAGCGCAGCACCGTGCCGATCCTGTTCCTTTCGAGCCGCGACGAGGAACTCGATCGCGTGCTCGGCCTGGAGATGGGCGGGGACGATTACGTGACCAAGCCCTTCAGCCCACGCGAGCTGGTGGCCCGCGTCAAGGCCATGCTGCGCCGCGCCTCGGGAGAACGAGTGCTGTCAGCCAGCGACCCGACCAGCGCACGTACGGAATCGGGTACGCTCGCAAGGATCGAACGCGGGCCGCTTTGTCTGGACGTCGAGCGTCATCTGTGCAGCTGGAACGACGAGGAGATCCTGCTGACCGCGACAGAGTTCATGCTGCTGCGCTGCCTGCTGGCGGTTCCGCAGCGCGTCTACGGTCGAGACGAACTGGTCGAGCGTGCGTACGGCCACGGACATCACATCACCGACCGAACGGTCGATAGCCACGTTCGACGCATCCGGCGGAAGTTTGCAGCACTGGGAGTCGATCCCATCGAGACCGTATACGGTGTCGGCTACCGCGTGAAGGTCGAACCGGTGTGA
- a CDS encoding nucleoside kinase, whose product MGVKNYLVEGVSCTGKTSVCNELERRGYHSIHGDRDLAYQGDPKTGEPLDGFAHEHHIWDVDKVRALVADQSHAATFFCGGSRNFDRFIDLFDGVFVLEIDLDTLNRRLALRPEDEWGGPAREEESNARRQHATKEDIPKNAITIDATAPLAHVVDTVLGNAD is encoded by the coding sequence ATGGGTGTCAAAAACTATCTAGTCGAAGGCGTTTCCTGCACCGGTAAGACCTCGGTCTGCAACGAGTTGGAACGGCGCGGCTACCACTCCATCCATGGCGACAGGGACCTGGCCTATCAGGGCGATCCGAAAACCGGTGAGCCGCTGGATGGCTTTGCCCACGAGCACCATATCTGGGACGTCGACAAGGTCCGAGCTTTGGTGGCCGACCAAAGTCATGCAGCAACGTTCTTTTGCGGCGGTTCCAGGAATTTCGATCGTTTCATCGATCTATTCGATGGAGTTTTCGTTCTCGAGATCGATCTCGACACGCTGAACCGACGTCTTGCCCTCCGACCTGAAGACGAGTGGGGCGGACCGGCCCGCGAAGAAGAATCCAATGCGCGGCGACAACACGCGACAAAGGAAGATATTCCAAAGAACGCAATCACAATCGACGCCACGGCACCCCTCGCACACGTCGTCGACACAGTTCTTGGGAATGCCGACTAG
- a CDS encoding SDR family NAD(P)-dependent oxidoreductase encodes MQDFRGKVAVVTGGASGIGFALARRFGREGMKIVLADIEDAALAGAIEKLESEGFEALGVRTDVSNADSLANLAEQTLQRFGGAHILCNNAGVLTAGLSWESPLSDYEWTFGVNIWGVIHGVRTFVPIMLEQDTECHVINTSSMAGVTTLPFTSIYHMSKHAVLAYSESLYHELNMREAKIGVSALCPEAIATAIGRSERNRPSKLSEDGPVSTESKIVNQALKDTVDKGVKPEVIADRVLEAVRENRFYILSEDVWRDAAHTRLDDVRLARNPTFTPPLS; translated from the coding sequence ATGCAGGACTTCAGGGGCAAGGTCGCCGTCGTGACGGGCGGGGCCAGTGGCATCGGCTTCGCCCTGGCGCGTCGCTTCGGACGCGAGGGTATGAAGATCGTTCTGGCGGACATCGAGGATGCGGCACTCGCGGGTGCAATCGAGAAACTCGAGTCCGAGGGATTCGAGGCTCTGGGCGTGCGCACCGATGTGTCGAACGCCGATTCGCTCGCAAACCTGGCCGAGCAGACGCTGCAGCGCTTCGGCGGCGCACACATCCTGTGCAATAACGCGGGTGTGCTGACCGCTGGCCTGTCCTGGGAGTCGCCGCTATCGGATTACGAGTGGACCTTTGGCGTGAACATCTGGGGCGTGATCCACGGCGTGCGCACCTTCGTGCCGATCATGCTCGAACAGGACACCGAGTGCCACGTGATCAATACCTCTTCGATGGCCGGAGTCACCACCCTGCCCTTCACGTCGATCTATCACATGAGCAAGCACGCCGTGCTGGCCTATAGCGAGTCGCTCTACCACGAACTGAACATGCGCGAAGCGAAGATCGGCGTGTCGGCACTCTGCCCCGAGGCGATCGCCACCGCGATCGGCCGCTCAGAACGCAACCGCCCCAGCAAGCTGAGCGAAGACGGACCGGTCTCGACCGAATCCAAGATCGTCAACCAGGCACTCAAGGACACGGTCGATAAAGGAGTCAAACCCGAAGTGATTGCCGACCGCGTGCTCGAAGCGGTCCGTGAGAACCGCTTCTACATCCTGTCGGAAGACGTATGGCGCGACGCTGCCCACACGCGACTCGACGACGTGCGCCTGGCGCGCAATCCCACCTTTACACCGCCACTGAGTTGA